A genome region from Gadus chalcogrammus isolate NIFS_2021 chromosome 5, NIFS_Gcha_1.0, whole genome shotgun sequence includes the following:
- the LOC130382531 gene encoding cleavage and polyadenylation specificity factor subunit 3, whose translation MAAKRKVEATVPAEESDQLLIRPLGAGQEVGRSCIILEFKGRKIMLDCGIHPGLEGMDALPYIDLIDPAEIDLLLISHFHLDHCGALPWFLQKTSFKGRTFMTHATKAIYRWLLSDYVKVSNISADDMLYTETDLEDSMEKIETINFHEVKEVAGIKFWCYHAGHVLGAAMFMIEIAGVKILYTGDFSRQEDRHLMAAEIPSVKPDILIIESTYGTHIHEKREEREARFCNTVHDIVNREGRCLIPVFALGRAQELLLILDEYWQNHPELHDIPIYYASSLAKKCMAVYQTYVNAMNDKIRKAININNPFVFKHISNLKSMDHFDDIGPSVVMASPGMMQSGLSRELFESWCTDKRNGVIIAGYCVEGTLAKHIMSEPEEITTMSGQKLQLKMSVDYISFSAHTDYQQTSEFIRALKPPHVILVHGEQNEMARLKAALIREYEDNDQVHIEVHNPRNTEAVTLNFRGEKLAKVMGSLADKKCVQGQRVSGILVKKNFNYHILTPSDLSTYTELAMSTVKQTQAIPFTGPYSLLVCHLRNLTGDVEELDGTEKNTLKIFKSITLVHEAGMVTLEWIANPLNDMYADAVTTVVLEVQSNPKAQRVMESQCVIVDMEVYQARLEVMLQDMFGEDCVEFRDSSSMAVTVDGKTVLICLETRTASYEDEAEAMEDESLREMVELAVQRLYDALNPVI comes from the exons ATGGCGGCGAAACGTAAAGTGGAGGCGACTGTTCCCGCGGAGGAGAGCGACCAGCTCCTCATCCGACCCCT GGGCGCTGGACAGGAGGTCGGCCGGTCATGCATCATCCTGGAATTCAAAGGCAGGAAAATAATG CTGGACTGCGGCATCCACCCAGGCTTAGAGGGGATGGATGCCCTGCCCTACATCGACCTCATAGACCCGGCGGAGATAGACCTGCTGCTCATCAGCCA CTTCCACCTGGACCACTGTGGAGCTCTGCCCTGGTTCCTTCAGAAGACCAGCTTCAAAGGCCGGACCTTCATGACCCACGCCACCAAGGCCATCTACCGCTGGCTCCTGTCTGACTACGTCAAAGTCAG CAACATCTCCGCGGACGACATGCTGTACACGGAGACGGACCTGGAGGACAGCATGGAGAAGATCGAGACCATCAACTTCCATGAGGTCAAGGAGGTGGCGGGGATCAAGTTCTGGTGCTACCACGCGGGGCACGTCCTGGGGGCCGCCATGTTCATGATCGAGATCGCCGGTGTCAAG ATCCTGTACACTGGAGACTTCTCGCGCCAAGAGGACAGACATCTGATGGCGGCAGAGATCCCCAGCGTCAAACCAGACATTTTAATCATA GAGTCCACCTATGGCACGCACATCCacgagaagagggaggagcgggaggcccGGTTCTGTAACACCGTCCATGACATCGTCAACAGGGAAGGCCGCTGTCTGATCCCCGTGTTCGCCTTGGGCCGAGCCCAGGAGTTGCTGCTCATCCTTG ACGAGTACTGGCAGAACCACCCTGAGCTCCACGACATCCCCATCTACTACGCCTCCTCGCTGGCCAAGAAGTGCATGGCGGTGTACCAGACGTACGTCAACGCCATGAACGACAAAATCCGCAAggccatcaacatcaacaatCCCTTCGTCTTCAAGCACATCAGCAACCTCAAG AGTATGGATCACTTTGATGACATCGGGCCCAGCGTTGTCATGGCGTCCCCGGGCATGATGCAGAGCGGTCTTTCCCGGGAGCTGTTCGAGAGCTGGTGCACCGACAAGAGGAACGGCGTCATCATCGCCGGCTACTGTGTGGAGGGAACCCTGGCCAAG CACATCATGTCTGAGCCCGAGGAGATCACCACCATGTCGGGCCAGAAGCTGCAGCTCAAGATGTCTGTGGACTACATCTCTTTCTCGGCCCACACTGACTACCAGCAGACCAGCGAGTTCATCCGGGCCCTCAAACCGCCCCACGTG ATCCTGGTCCACGGGGAGCAGAACGAGATGGCCCGTCTGAAGGCGGCTCTGATCCGGGAGTACGAGGACAACGACCAGGTCCACATCGAGGTCCACAACCCCCGCAACACTGAGGCCGTCACCCTCAACTTCAGGGGGGAGAAGCTGGCCAAG GTCATGGGCTCCCTGGCGGATAAGAAGTGTGTGCAGGGCCAGCGGGTCTCCGGCATACTGGTGAAGAAGAACTTCAACTACCACATCCTCACCCCCTCGGACCTGTCCA CGTACACGGAGCTGGCCATGAGCACGGTGAAGCAGACCCAGGCCATCCCCTTCACGGGCCCCTACTCTCTGTTGGTCTGCCATCTGAGGAACCTCACTG GAGatgtggaggagctggacggGACGGAGAAGAACACCCTGAAGATCTTTAAGAGCATCACCCTGGTGCATGAGGCCGGCATGGTGACGCTGGAG TGGATCGCCAACCCTCTGAATGACATGTACGCTGACGCGGTGACCACCGTGGTGCTGGAGGTGCAGTCCAACCCCAAGGCCCAGAGAG TGATGGAGTCTCAGTGTGTCATCGTGGACATGGAGGTGTACCAGGCCCGGCTGGAGGTCATGTTGCA AGACATGTTCGGGGAGGACTGTGTGGAGTTCAGAGACAGCAGCAGCATGGCCGTGACGGTGGACGGGAAGACAGTGCTGATCTGCCTGGAGACCAGA acggcGAGCTACGAGGACGAGGCCGAGGCCATGGAGGACGAGTCCCTGAGGGAGATGGTGGAGCTGGCTGTGCAGCGGCTCTACGATGCGCTGAATCCCGTCATCTGA
- the LOC130382600 gene encoding integrin beta-1-binding protein 1-like, with protein MMFRKVKKRHSSSSSQSSEISTKSKSVDSSLGGLSRSSTVASLDNDSGKGAGNVPSEACTEFRVKYVGALEQLHFDMSRALQEPLDLINYIDAAQQDGKLPFVPGEEEMMLGVSKYGVKVASLDQCDVLHRHPLYLIMRMLCYDDGLGAGRNLLALKTTDGQQEHCSVWVYQCSCAEQAQSICKVLSSSFDCALTSEKS; from the exons ATGATGTTCCGAAAAGTCAAGAAgcgccacagcagcagcagctctcaAAGCAGTGAGATCAGCACTAAGAGCAAG TCAGTTGACTCCAGCTTGGGAGGACTCTCCAGATCCAGCACGGTCGCCAGCCTTGACAACGACTCCGGCAAGGGTGCAG GGAACGTGCCATCAGAGGCATGCACTGAGTTCAGGGTGAAGTACGTTGGGGCCCTCGAGCAGCTGCACTTTGACATGAGCCGGGCCCTTCAGGAGCCCCTGGACCTCATAAACTACATCGACGCAGCACAG CAAGATGGGAAGCTGCCGTTTGTTCCCGGTGAGGAGGAGATGATGCTGGGGGTGTCCAAGTATGGAGTCAAAGTGGCCTCGCTGgaccagtgt GACGTGCTGCACCGCCACCCTCTGTACCTGATCATGCGCATGTTGTGCTACGACGACGGCCTGGGGGCGGGGAGGAACCTGCTGGCGCTGAAGACCACCGACGGGCAGCAGGAGCACTGCAGCGTCTGGGTGTACCAGTGCAGCTGTGCG GAGCAGGCCCAGTCCATCTGCAAGGTCCTGTCATCCTCTTTCGACTGCGCCCTGACGTCAGAGAAGTCCTGA